In Nicotiana tabacum cultivar K326 chromosome 19, ASM71507v2, whole genome shotgun sequence, one DNA window encodes the following:
- the LOC142161641 gene encoding ferric reduction oxidase 6-like isoform X1: MSEFSGQEPLLLKKENDFNYLNKTPFWVSSTKLILNVLMWMIFIAWATFLFLLPSAYMNELQKKLIRDTQGTIFGKTGSKFLIFSFPIFMIAFLAVIRLVLSGKDEPQVKKTAKCPSFRLWTFPVLVDGPFGVVTAAEMIGVTLFSVYIIWAVIMYSIRSVDRLSSLHVQDMKEKSAMLLELTGRRFGFIGLTCLAFLFIPVARGSVLLRAIDIPFEHATRYHVWLGHTTMALFSLHGLFYVIGWAMRGCLVEELIQWKNVGVAHLPGVISLAAGLLMWVTSLPGVRRNNFELFFYTHQLYVVFVVFLALHVGDFIFMMAGAGIFLFMLDRFLRFFQSRKTVDILSATCFPCGTIELVLSKPANLHYNALGWMFLQIRELSWLQWHPFSVSSSPLDGKHHLAILIKVLGDWTEKLKGHILNLSVEQHEMEPLLQHNRILTASVEGPYGHESPYHLTYENLILVAGGIGISPFLAILSDILHRINNSRPCLPRNILIVWAIKNSDELPLLETIAMEAICPLYSDKLNLEIQTFVTRESQPSLEEGKRPKAMHTSISPGFSGCRMSSLIGTGNVVWSGLYVIVSTIGLVITVALLDILYINPYNVTYWWYKGLLLIGCMAASVVIFGGLVIALWHLWERKTSLKEEPEDSTKKVDNLQQNIEASLHKNLEEARSVNTIRYGERPDFQEIFGSHAKSWGSVDIGVIVCGPPTLQSSVAKECRRQNLQRRGHQAIFHFNSHSFDL, from the exons ATGAGTGAATTCTCAGGCCAAGAACCTCTtcttttgaagaaagaaaatgattTTAACTATCTCAATAAGACACCCTTTTGGGTATCATCAACAAAGTTGATTCTCAATGTATTAATGTGGATGATCTTCATTGCATGGGctacttttcttttcttattgcCTTCAGCATACATGAATGAATTGCAAAAGAAATTGATTCGAGATACCCAAGGAACTATCTTTGGGAAAACAG GAAGCAAATTCTTGATATTCAGTTTCCCAATTTTCATGATTGCATTTCTTGCAGTTATTCGCCTCGTTCTCTCTGGTAAAGATGAACCCCAAGT GAAGAAAACTGCAAAATGTCCAAGTTTTCGCTTATGGACATTCCCAGTGCTGGTGGATGGACCATTTGGGGTTGTTACAGCTGCAGAAATGATTGGAGTTACACTCTTCTCAGTGTACATCATCTGGGCTGTTATTATGTACAGTATACGGAGTGTTGACCGCTTATCCTCGCTTCATGTACAAGACATGAAAGAGAAAAG CGCTATGTTGCTGGAGCTAACAGGCCGTCGTTTTGGATTCATTGGATTAACCTGCTTAGCATTTTTGTTTATACCTGTTGCACGGGGTTCAGTTCTTCTTCGAGCTATAGATATCCCATTTGAGCATGCCACTCGATATCATGTTTGGCTGGGACATACTACTATGGCTCTTTTTAGCCTTCACGGTCTATTCTATGTGATTGGCTGGGCAATGCGCGGGTGCCTTGTGGAGGAA CTAATCCAGTGGAAAAACGTAGGAGTAGCCCATCTTCCAGGAGTTATCAGCCTTGCAGCTGGTTTATTGATGTGGGTGACTTCACTTCCAGGAGTAAGGAGGAACAACTTTGAATTGTTCTTCTATACGCACCAATTATATGTGGTGTTCGTGGTGTTCCTGGCCTTGCATGTTGGTGACTTCATCTTCATGATGGCTGGTGCCGGGATCTTCCTTTTCATGCTTGATCGGTTCCTTAGGTTCTTCCAGTCACGAAAGACTGTTGACATTCTTTCAGCCACATGCTTTCCTTGTGGAACAATTGAACTCGTTCTTTCAAAACCTGCAA ATTTACATTACAACGCCCTTGGCTGGATGTTCTTACAAATACGCGAGTTGTCCTGGCTGCAGTGGCACCCTTTCAGTGTCTCCTCCAGTCCCCTTGATGGGAAACATCATCTTGCTATTCTCATAAAGGTTCTTGGAGATTGGACCGAAAAACTGAAGGGGCATATCTTGAATCTTTCTGTCGAACAACATGAAATGGAGCCCCTTTTGCAGCATAACAGGATATTAACAGCTTCTGTCGAAGGTCCTTATgggcatgaatcaccatatcaTTTGAC GTATGAAAATCTCATTTTGGTAGCAGGTGGAATTGGAATATCTCCTTTCCTAGCTATCCTGAGTGATATCCTCCACCGTATCAACAATAGCAGGCCTTGCCTTCCAAGAAATATACTAATAGTATGGGCTATAAAAAACTCAGATGAGCTCCCACTTCTTGAGACAATTGCCATGGAGGCAATCTGTCCACTTTATTCTGATAAACTGAATCTTGAGATTCAAACATTTGTGACTCGGGAATCACAACCTTCATTG GAGGAGGGCAAAAGACCGAAAGCAATGCACACCTCAATCTCCCCTGGCTTCAGTGGATGTCGAATGTCTAGTTTGATTGGTACTGGAAATGTTGTATGGTCTGGATTGTATGTCATAGTATCCACAATTGGGTTGGTGATCACTGTAGCATTATTAGACATCTTGTACATAAATCCATACAATGTAACTTACTGGTGGTACAAGGGGCTTTTGTTGATTGGATGCATGGCTGCAAGTGTTGTTATATTTGGGGGTCTCGTGATCGCTTTATGGCATCTTTGGGAAAGGAAAACCTCATTGAAGGAGGAACCAGAGGATAGCACAAAGAAGGTCGACAACCTGCAGCAGAATATTGAGGCCTCTTTACACAAGAATCTTGAAGAAGCTCGATCTGTTAATACTATTCGATATGGTGAAAGACCAGATTTCCAAG AGATATTTGGATCACATGCAAAGAGTTGGGGAAGTGTAGATATTGGTGTGATAGTATGTGGTCCTCCTACTCTTCAGTCCAGTGTTGCTAAAGAGTGCAGAAGGCAAAACTTGCAAAGAAGAGGCCATCAGGCTATTTTCCATTTCAACAGCCACAGTTTTGACCTCTAA
- the LOC142161641 gene encoding ferric reduction oxidase 6-like isoform X2, giving the protein MNELQKKLIRDTQGTIFGKTGSKFLIFSFPIFMIAFLAVIRLVLSGKDEPQVKKTAKCPSFRLWTFPVLVDGPFGVVTAAEMIGVTLFSVYIIWAVIMYSIRSVDRLSSLHVQDMKEKSAMLLELTGRRFGFIGLTCLAFLFIPVARGSVLLRAIDIPFEHATRYHVWLGHTTMALFSLHGLFYVIGWAMRGCLVEELIQWKNVGVAHLPGVISLAAGLLMWVTSLPGVRRNNFELFFYTHQLYVVFVVFLALHVGDFIFMMAGAGIFLFMLDRFLRFFQSRKTVDILSATCFPCGTIELVLSKPANLHYNALGWMFLQIRELSWLQWHPFSVSSSPLDGKHHLAILIKVLGDWTEKLKGHILNLSVEQHEMEPLLQHNRILTASVEGPYGHESPYHLTYENLILVAGGIGISPFLAILSDILHRINNSRPCLPRNILIVWAIKNSDELPLLETIAMEAICPLYSDKLNLEIQTFVTRESQPSLEEGKRPKAMHTSISPGFSGCRMSSLIGTGNVVWSGLYVIVSTIGLVITVALLDILYINPYNVTYWWYKGLLLIGCMAASVVIFGGLVIALWHLWERKTSLKEEPEDSTKKVDNLQQNIEASLHKNLEEARSVNTIRYGERPDFQEIFGSHAKSWGSVDIGVIVCGPPTLQSSVAKECRRQNLQRRGHQAIFHFNSHSFDL; this is encoded by the exons ATGAATGAATTGCAAAAGAAATTGATTCGAGATACCCAAGGAACTATCTTTGGGAAAACAG GAAGCAAATTCTTGATATTCAGTTTCCCAATTTTCATGATTGCATTTCTTGCAGTTATTCGCCTCGTTCTCTCTGGTAAAGATGAACCCCAAGT GAAGAAAACTGCAAAATGTCCAAGTTTTCGCTTATGGACATTCCCAGTGCTGGTGGATGGACCATTTGGGGTTGTTACAGCTGCAGAAATGATTGGAGTTACACTCTTCTCAGTGTACATCATCTGGGCTGTTATTATGTACAGTATACGGAGTGTTGACCGCTTATCCTCGCTTCATGTACAAGACATGAAAGAGAAAAG CGCTATGTTGCTGGAGCTAACAGGCCGTCGTTTTGGATTCATTGGATTAACCTGCTTAGCATTTTTGTTTATACCTGTTGCACGGGGTTCAGTTCTTCTTCGAGCTATAGATATCCCATTTGAGCATGCCACTCGATATCATGTTTGGCTGGGACATACTACTATGGCTCTTTTTAGCCTTCACGGTCTATTCTATGTGATTGGCTGGGCAATGCGCGGGTGCCTTGTGGAGGAA CTAATCCAGTGGAAAAACGTAGGAGTAGCCCATCTTCCAGGAGTTATCAGCCTTGCAGCTGGTTTATTGATGTGGGTGACTTCACTTCCAGGAGTAAGGAGGAACAACTTTGAATTGTTCTTCTATACGCACCAATTATATGTGGTGTTCGTGGTGTTCCTGGCCTTGCATGTTGGTGACTTCATCTTCATGATGGCTGGTGCCGGGATCTTCCTTTTCATGCTTGATCGGTTCCTTAGGTTCTTCCAGTCACGAAAGACTGTTGACATTCTTTCAGCCACATGCTTTCCTTGTGGAACAATTGAACTCGTTCTTTCAAAACCTGCAA ATTTACATTACAACGCCCTTGGCTGGATGTTCTTACAAATACGCGAGTTGTCCTGGCTGCAGTGGCACCCTTTCAGTGTCTCCTCCAGTCCCCTTGATGGGAAACATCATCTTGCTATTCTCATAAAGGTTCTTGGAGATTGGACCGAAAAACTGAAGGGGCATATCTTGAATCTTTCTGTCGAACAACATGAAATGGAGCCCCTTTTGCAGCATAACAGGATATTAACAGCTTCTGTCGAAGGTCCTTATgggcatgaatcaccatatcaTTTGAC GTATGAAAATCTCATTTTGGTAGCAGGTGGAATTGGAATATCTCCTTTCCTAGCTATCCTGAGTGATATCCTCCACCGTATCAACAATAGCAGGCCTTGCCTTCCAAGAAATATACTAATAGTATGGGCTATAAAAAACTCAGATGAGCTCCCACTTCTTGAGACAATTGCCATGGAGGCAATCTGTCCACTTTATTCTGATAAACTGAATCTTGAGATTCAAACATTTGTGACTCGGGAATCACAACCTTCATTG GAGGAGGGCAAAAGACCGAAAGCAATGCACACCTCAATCTCCCCTGGCTTCAGTGGATGTCGAATGTCTAGTTTGATTGGTACTGGAAATGTTGTATGGTCTGGATTGTATGTCATAGTATCCACAATTGGGTTGGTGATCACTGTAGCATTATTAGACATCTTGTACATAAATCCATACAATGTAACTTACTGGTGGTACAAGGGGCTTTTGTTGATTGGATGCATGGCTGCAAGTGTTGTTATATTTGGGGGTCTCGTGATCGCTTTATGGCATCTTTGGGAAAGGAAAACCTCATTGAAGGAGGAACCAGAGGATAGCACAAAGAAGGTCGACAACCTGCAGCAGAATATTGAGGCCTCTTTACACAAGAATCTTGAAGAAGCTCGATCTGTTAATACTATTCGATATGGTGAAAGACCAGATTTCCAAG AGATATTTGGATCACATGCAAAGAGTTGGGGAAGTGTAGATATTGGTGTGATAGTATGTGGTCCTCCTACTCTTCAGTCCAGTGTTGCTAAAGAGTGCAGAAGGCAAAACTTGCAAAGAAGAGGCCATCAGGCTATTTTCCATTTCAACAGCCACAGTTTTGACCTCTAA
- the LOC142161641 gene encoding ferric reduction oxidase 6-like isoform X3, which translates to MIGVTLFSVYIIWAVIMYSIRSVDRLSSLHVQDMKEKSAMLLELTGRRFGFIGLTCLAFLFIPVARGSVLLRAIDIPFEHATRYHVWLGHTTMALFSLHGLFYVIGWAMRGCLVEELIQWKNVGVAHLPGVISLAAGLLMWVTSLPGVRRNNFELFFYTHQLYVVFVVFLALHVGDFIFMMAGAGIFLFMLDRFLRFFQSRKTVDILSATCFPCGTIELVLSKPANLHYNALGWMFLQIRELSWLQWHPFSVSSSPLDGKHHLAILIKVLGDWTEKLKGHILNLSVEQHEMEPLLQHNRILTASVEGPYGHESPYHLTYENLILVAGGIGISPFLAILSDILHRINNSRPCLPRNILIVWAIKNSDELPLLETIAMEAICPLYSDKLNLEIQTFVTRESQPSLEEGKRPKAMHTSISPGFSGCRMSSLIGTGNVVWSGLYVIVSTIGLVITVALLDILYINPYNVTYWWYKGLLLIGCMAASVVIFGGLVIALWHLWERKTSLKEEPEDSTKKVDNLQQNIEASLHKNLEEARSVNTIRYGERPDFQEIFGSHAKSWGSVDIGVIVCGPPTLQSSVAKECRRQNLQRRGHQAIFHFNSHSFDL; encoded by the exons ATGATTGGAGTTACACTCTTCTCAGTGTACATCATCTGGGCTGTTATTATGTACAGTATACGGAGTGTTGACCGCTTATCCTCGCTTCATGTACAAGACATGAAAGAGAAAAG CGCTATGTTGCTGGAGCTAACAGGCCGTCGTTTTGGATTCATTGGATTAACCTGCTTAGCATTTTTGTTTATACCTGTTGCACGGGGTTCAGTTCTTCTTCGAGCTATAGATATCCCATTTGAGCATGCCACTCGATATCATGTTTGGCTGGGACATACTACTATGGCTCTTTTTAGCCTTCACGGTCTATTCTATGTGATTGGCTGGGCAATGCGCGGGTGCCTTGTGGAGGAA CTAATCCAGTGGAAAAACGTAGGAGTAGCCCATCTTCCAGGAGTTATCAGCCTTGCAGCTGGTTTATTGATGTGGGTGACTTCACTTCCAGGAGTAAGGAGGAACAACTTTGAATTGTTCTTCTATACGCACCAATTATATGTGGTGTTCGTGGTGTTCCTGGCCTTGCATGTTGGTGACTTCATCTTCATGATGGCTGGTGCCGGGATCTTCCTTTTCATGCTTGATCGGTTCCTTAGGTTCTTCCAGTCACGAAAGACTGTTGACATTCTTTCAGCCACATGCTTTCCTTGTGGAACAATTGAACTCGTTCTTTCAAAACCTGCAA ATTTACATTACAACGCCCTTGGCTGGATGTTCTTACAAATACGCGAGTTGTCCTGGCTGCAGTGGCACCCTTTCAGTGTCTCCTCCAGTCCCCTTGATGGGAAACATCATCTTGCTATTCTCATAAAGGTTCTTGGAGATTGGACCGAAAAACTGAAGGGGCATATCTTGAATCTTTCTGTCGAACAACATGAAATGGAGCCCCTTTTGCAGCATAACAGGATATTAACAGCTTCTGTCGAAGGTCCTTATgggcatgaatcaccatatcaTTTGAC GTATGAAAATCTCATTTTGGTAGCAGGTGGAATTGGAATATCTCCTTTCCTAGCTATCCTGAGTGATATCCTCCACCGTATCAACAATAGCAGGCCTTGCCTTCCAAGAAATATACTAATAGTATGGGCTATAAAAAACTCAGATGAGCTCCCACTTCTTGAGACAATTGCCATGGAGGCAATCTGTCCACTTTATTCTGATAAACTGAATCTTGAGATTCAAACATTTGTGACTCGGGAATCACAACCTTCATTG GAGGAGGGCAAAAGACCGAAAGCAATGCACACCTCAATCTCCCCTGGCTTCAGTGGATGTCGAATGTCTAGTTTGATTGGTACTGGAAATGTTGTATGGTCTGGATTGTATGTCATAGTATCCACAATTGGGTTGGTGATCACTGTAGCATTATTAGACATCTTGTACATAAATCCATACAATGTAACTTACTGGTGGTACAAGGGGCTTTTGTTGATTGGATGCATGGCTGCAAGTGTTGTTATATTTGGGGGTCTCGTGATCGCTTTATGGCATCTTTGGGAAAGGAAAACCTCATTGAAGGAGGAACCAGAGGATAGCACAAAGAAGGTCGACAACCTGCAGCAGAATATTGAGGCCTCTTTACACAAGAATCTTGAAGAAGCTCGATCTGTTAATACTATTCGATATGGTGAAAGACCAGATTTCCAAG AGATATTTGGATCACATGCAAAGAGTTGGGGAAGTGTAGATATTGGTGTGATAGTATGTGGTCCTCCTACTCTTCAGTCCAGTGTTGCTAAAGAGTGCAGAAGGCAAAACTTGCAAAGAAGAGGCCATCAGGCTATTTTCCATTTCAACAGCCACAGTTTTGACCTCTAA
- the LOC107792900 gene encoding ferric reduction oxidase 6: protein MGELSDQEPLLLRKENEFDYLNKTPLWVSSTKLILKVIMWVIFIAWATFIFLLPSKFMNDLQGKFIQATRGTIFGTTGSTFLIFSFPIFMIAFLAIIHLVLSGEDEPQVKKAAKSPSFRLWTFPVLVDGPFGVVTAAEMIGVILFSVYIVWAVIMYSIRDVDLLSLFHVHDMKEKSALLLELTGLRFGFIGLICLAFLFLPVARGSVLLRAIDIPFEHATRYHVWLGHLTMALFSLHGLFYVIGWAMRGRLVEELIQWKSVGVANLPGVISLAAGLLMWVTSLPGVRRQNFELFFYTHQLYVVFVVFLALHVGDFIFMIAGAGIFLFMLDRFLRFFQSRKTVDILSATCFPCGTVELVLSKPANLHYNALGWIFLQVPQLSWLQWHPFSVSSSPLDGKHHLAILIKVLGDWTEKLKGHILNISVEQPEMEPLLQHNRKITASVEGPYGHESPYHLMYENLILVAGGIGISPFLAILSDILHRINDSKPCLPRNILIVWAIKKSDELPLLETVDMEAICPLFSDKLNLEIQTFVTRESQPSLEEGKTSKAMNPSISPGFKGCRMSGLVGTGNVVWSGLYVVVSTIGLVITVALFDILYINPHNIYYWWYKGLLLIGCMVASVVIFGGLVIALWHLWERKTSLKEEPEDSTKKVDNLQQNIEASLHKNLEEARSVNTIRYGERPDFQEIFGSHAKSWGSVDIGVIVCGPPTLQSSVAKECRRQNLQRRGHQAIFHFNSHSFDL, encoded by the exons ATGGGTGAACTCTCAGACCAAGAACCTCTTCTTTTGAGGAAAGAAAATGAATTTGACTATCTCAATAAGACACCCCTTTGGGTATCATCAACAAAGTTAATTCTCAAAGTAATAATGTGGGTGATCTTTATTgcatgggctacttttattttcttattgCCTTCAAAATTCATGAATGATTTGCAAGGGAAATTTATTCAAGCCACCCGAGGAACTATTTTTGGGACAACAG GAAGCACATTCTTGATATTCAGTTTCCCAATTTTCATGATTGCATTTCTTGCAATTATTCACCTCGTTCTCTCTGGAGAAGATGAACCCCAAGT GAAGAAGGCTGCAAAAAGTCCAAGTTTTCGGTTGTGGACATTCCCAGTTTTGGTTGATGGACCATTTGGGGTTGTTACAGCCGCAGAAATGATTGGAGTTATACTCTTCTCAGTGTACATCGTCTGGGCTGTTATTATGTACAGTATACGGGATGTTGACCTCTTATCCTTGTTTCATGTACATGACATGAAAGAGAAAAG TGCTCTGTTACTGGAGCTAACAGGTCTTCGTTTTGGATTCATCGGATTAATCTGCTTAGCATTCCTGTTTCTTCCTGTTGCACGAGGTTCTGTTCTTCTTCGAGCCATAGATATTCCTTTTGAGCATGCCACTCGATATCATGTTTGGCTGGGACATCTTACTATGGCTCTTTTTAGCCTTCATGGTCTGTTCTATGTGATTGGCTGGGCAATGCGGGGCCGCCTTGTAGAGGAA CTAATCCAGTGGAAAAGCGTAGGAGTAGCCAATCTTCCAGGAGTTATCAGCCTTGCAGCAGGTTTATTAATGTGGGTGACTTCACTTCCTGGAGTAAGGAGACAAAACTTTGAACTGTTCTTCTATACGCACCAATTATATGTGGTGTTCGTGGTGTTCCTGGCCTTGCATGTTGGTGACTTCATCTTCATGATAGCTGGTGCTGGGATCTTTCTTTTCATGCTTGATCGGTTCCTTAGATTCTTCCAGTCACGGAAGACTGTTGACATACTTTCAGCCACATGTTTTCCTTGTGGAACCGTTGAACTTGTTCTTTCAAAACCTGCAA ATTTACATTACAACGCCCTTGGCTGGATATTCTTACAAGTACCCCAGTTGTCCTGGCTGCAGTGGCACCCTTTCAGTGTCTCCTCTAGTCCCCTTGATGGGAAACATCATCTTGCAATTCTCATAAAGGTTCTTGGAGATTGGACTGAAAAACTGAAGGGACACATCTTGAATATTTCGGTTGAACAACCTGAGATGGAGCCCCTTTTGCAGCATAATAGGAAGATAACAGCGTCTGTTGAAGGTCCTTATgggcatgaatcaccatatcaCTTAAT GTATGAAAATCTCATTTTGGTAGCCGGTGGAATTGGAATATCCCCTTTCCTAGCGATCCTGAGTGATATCCTCCACCGCATCAACGATAGCAAGCCTTGCCTGCCAAGAAATATACTAATAGTATGGGCTATAAAAAAGTCAGATGAGCTTCCACTTCTTGAGACAGTTGACATGGAGGCAATTTGTCCACTTTTCTCTGATAAACTGAATCTTGAGATTCAAACATTCGTGACTCGGGAATCACAACCTTCATTG GAGGAGGGTAAAACATCCAAAGCAATGAACCCCTCAATCTCCCCTGGCTTCAAGGGATGTCGAATGTCTGGATTGGTTGGTACTGGAAATGTTGTATGGTCTGGATTGTATGTCGTAGTGTCCACAATTGGGTTGGTGATCACTGTAGCATTATTCGACATCTTGTACATAAATCCACACAATATATATTACTGGTGGTACAAGGGGCTTTTGTTGATTGGATGCATGGTTGCAAGTGTTGTTATATTTGGGGGTCTCGTGATCGCTTTATGGCATCTTTGGGAAAGGAAAACTTCATTGAAGGAGGAACCAGAGGATAGCACAAAGAAGGTCGACAACCTGCAGCAGAATATTGAGGCCTCTTTACACAAGAATCTTGAAGAAGCTCGATCTGTTAATACTATTCGATATGGTGAAAGACCAGATTTCCAAG AGATATTTGGATCACATGCAAAGAGTTGGGGAAGTGTAGATATTGGTGTGATAGTATGTGGTCCTCCTACTCTTCAGTCCAGTGTTGCTAAAGAGTGCAGAAGGCAAAACTTGCAAAGAAGAGGCCATCAGGCTATTTTCCATTTCAACAGCCACAGTTTTGACCTCTAA